DNA sequence from the Candidatus Cloacimonadota bacterium genome:
CGGTAACGATTGATATCCTTCCGTTTTAAATAATCAAGTAAGCGCCTGCGCTGCCCGATCAGCTTTAACAGTCCCCGGCGGGTCGAGAAATCTTTTGAGTGCACTTTTAGGTGCTCTGTGATATCTTGGATGCGTTTGGTAATCATCGCGACCTGTACTTCAGGGGATCCAGTATCTGATTCATGGAGTTTAAACTCTGCCATGATAGCCGTTTTGGCCTCAGGT
Encoded proteins:
- the rpsO gene encoding 30S ribosomal protein S15, whose protein sequence is MMAEFKLHESDTGSPEVQVAMITKRIQDITEHLKVHSKDFSTRRGLLKLIGQRRRLLDYLKRKDINRYRSLIKALGIRK